CGAGGAGCACACGCTCCTCCACCATGCCCTGGAGTACCTGTTCACGGATGGTCGCCTCGTCGAAGCCCGCTGCGGCCATGTCCTCGCCGAGGACCTCCTGCAGTTGCTGGCGACGCTGGTAGAAGGCGCGCTGGAACTCCTGCCGCGCGATGGACTGACCGTCGACCTCGGCCACGGAAGGCGGTCCGCCGCCACCCGTATACTCCTGCACACCCCAGAGGGCGAAGGGGATGGTGATCAGTATGACGATGACCCAGGCGATCCAGCCCTGGGCCCGGCTACGGATGGCGTCGAGCATGGTTGGTCCGTCCGATCGGGAATCCATGAGAAAGGGGCGTACCCGCAGGCACGCCCCTTTTCCTGGCAGACAGCGGGGACCCTGCGGTCCCCGGACTACCGCGGGAGCGACCTGATGATCGCCGCCGCACGAGCTTCAATGGTGGGTGCTGAGGGGCTCGAACCCCCGACATTCGCCTTGTAAGGGCGACGCTCTCCCAGCTGAGCTAAGCACCCGTCTCTGAGCGTGTACTCAGTTCACCGCATCCTTGAGGGCCTTGCCGGGCTTGAAGGCAGGGACCTTGGCGGCGGCGATCTTGATCTCTTCGCCGGTACGCGGGTTACGGCCGGTACGGGCGGCGCGCTCACGCACAGAGAAGGTACCGAAACCGACGATGCTGATCTGGTCGTTCTTCTTCAGCGCGTCGGTGACGGCATCCACCGTCGCATCCAGCGCCCGACCGGCCGCAGCCTTGGAAAGATCAGCCCCTTCGGCAATGGCGTCGATGAGTTCAGACTTGTTCACGCGACTTCCCCTCTTTGTTCTTGAAAACTCGCCGTCCGTAGCTCCGGCGGCAGCGAAATGGGTGCCTGGGGTTATATCAATGGCACGAAACGACTGTCAATGAAGCCCGTCACGGGCCCACGGGCCACCGCCAGACTTCCCTCCAGAGGCGATGCCCCGGCACGAACCCACTATGGGCCATCCGGAGAGCGGGATCAACCCGAGACGGCGCGTGCGCGCCATCTCGCCCAGGGCGGGAAGTCGATCAGTGGTGCCGCCGGGCCTCTTCGGCTTCCGCATCGTCGGGGGTGACGTCCAGCAGCTCCATGTCCTCCTCGGCTCGCGGCTCCGGCATGTGCTCCAGGGCCAGGGTAAGGACCTCGTCGATCCA
This region of Thiohalospira halophila DSM 15071 genomic DNA includes:
- a CDS encoding HU family DNA-binding protein; translation: MNKSELIDAIAEGADLSKAAAGRALDATVDAVTDALKKNDQISIVGFGTFSVRERAARTGRNPRTGEEIKIAAAKVPAFKPGKALKDAVN